The Terriglobales bacterium genome includes a region encoding these proteins:
- a CDS encoding GGDEF domain-containing protein: MESKTSKHFQDWPKWKEPHAQQLEAEVLSKIFDHKTNFALGITLPDLSRDILASDDLLKPILNEANRDLAALLSGVTAALDAGAGNVTSIKSSGDLLLQAIRCAIKQSILREKLGGIALTDELTGLYNRRGFLALAERQLKLARRSGYGLLLFFGDVDGMKRINDAWGHAEGDMALVRTGKILSQTFRDSDVVARFGGDEFAALAIEASDHGEAAITARLLENSKKLNAKEARYKLSFSFGMARLNPRSKTSIRQLLVQADRAMYEQKQHRSLLAQPISSRPLQAR, encoded by the coding sequence ATGGAATCGAAAACTAGCAAGCACTTTCAGGATTGGCCAAAATGGAAAGAACCACATGCACAACAGTTAGAAGCCGAAGTTCTTAGTAAGATTTTCGACCACAAAACGAACTTTGCTCTGGGGATTACGCTGCCTGATCTTTCTCGCGATATTCTCGCGTCGGATGACCTTTTAAAACCAATCCTGAACGAGGCAAACCGGGACTTAGCAGCACTTCTTAGCGGAGTCACGGCAGCCTTGGATGCCGGGGCCGGAAATGTTACTTCCATCAAATCTTCCGGCGATCTCCTGCTGCAGGCGATTCGTTGTGCGATTAAGCAGTCCATACTGCGCGAAAAACTTGGGGGTATTGCACTCACCGACGAACTAACAGGTTTGTATAACCGCCGTGGCTTTCTGGCCCTTGCAGAACGACAGTTAAAACTCGCTCGCCGGTCCGGATACGGATTGCTGCTGTTTTTTGGTGACGTGGACGGCATGAAGCGTATCAATGACGCTTGGGGCCATGCGGAAGGCGACATGGCGTTGGTGCGTACCGGCAAAATTTTGTCACAGACGTTTCGTGACTCTGATGTGGTTGCTCGTTTCGGCGGAGACGAGTTTGCGGCCCTGGCAATCGAGGCATCCGATCACGGCGAGGCTGCCATTACTGCCCGACTGCTGGAAAACTCAAAGAAACTCAATGCGAAAGAAGCGCGTTATAAACTCTCATTTAGCTTTGGAATGGCACGTTTGAATCCCCGAAGCAAAACATCGATTCGGCAGCTTTTGGTCCAGGCAGACCGTGCCATGTATGAGCAAAAACAGCATAGATCGTTGCTAGCGCAGCCTATTTCGTCCAGACCACTACAAGCCAGATAG